A portion of the Leptospira noumeaensis genome contains these proteins:
- a CDS encoding MFS transporter: MKNIIDKIQILGIFSITQTVFQIGTVMIMAVSALAGQNIAPAPESASLPISFVILGTLLGLVPASRIMKWKGSKFGLLTGTIIGIFGAILVSYAMYEKNFILFSAAHLLYGFHQAFVQYLRFVAMESVPTHDRASALSWILIAGIPAAFLGPLAGLYGKDFFPNSVYLGCYLILIFNLCLQFLLILFLPTPNKETKKNTEVTIDPSPRLLARPFSFHVQNFGLWISILATAFSFGIMAMLMSALPIAMKSHGHEMHASTLILQWHILGMYIPSFFSGQLVRKMTAPYLILLGIFIMGLESFAAIQGTEFLPFATALILLGIGWNFMYVGGTNLLVEQYHPSEKNTIQSVNDTIVYSFAILSTYSAGYLENKVGWLSLNLVSIPFLVVMAVLVIFFIQKNRKKLKVL, translated from the coding sequence ATGAAAAACATTATAGATAAAATACAAATCCTAGGAATATTTTCAATCACTCAAACTGTCTTCCAAATTGGAACTGTCATGATTATGGCAGTTTCTGCTTTGGCAGGCCAAAACATAGCACCTGCTCCCGAATCTGCTTCCTTACCCATATCCTTTGTGATTTTGGGTACTCTTCTCGGCTTAGTTCCAGCATCTAGGATCATGAAGTGGAAAGGTAGTAAATTTGGATTACTCACAGGAACTATCATTGGAATCTTTGGTGCAATTCTTGTTTCTTATGCGATGTATGAGAAAAACTTTATTCTATTTTCCGCTGCACACTTGTTATATGGATTTCATCAAGCATTTGTCCAATACTTAAGATTTGTTGCCATGGAATCAGTTCCAACTCATGACCGCGCAAGTGCTTTATCATGGATTTTAATTGCAGGAATTCCTGCGGCATTTCTTGGTCCACTGGCTGGTCTCTACGGAAAAGATTTTTTTCCAAATTCAGTTTATTTAGGATGTTATTTAATTTTAATCTTTAACTTATGTTTACAATTTTTATTGATTCTATTTTTACCAACACCTAACAAAGAAACTAAAAAAAATACAGAAGTAACAATTGATCCTTCTCCCAGATTATTGGCCCGACCTTTTTCTTTTCATGTTCAAAATTTCGGATTGTGGATTTCCATTTTAGCAACTGCCTTTAGTTTTGGAATCATGGCGATGCTTATGTCTGCTTTACCCATTGCGATGAAATCACATGGCCACGAAATGCATGCATCCACCCTTATTTTACAATGGCATATCTTAGGAATGTACATTCCTTCTTTTTTTTCAGGCCAATTGGTACGAAAAATGACAGCACCCTATTTGATTCTTTTAGGGATTTTTATTATGGGACTAGAAAGTTTTGCCGCAATCCAAGGCACAGAATTTTTACCTTTTGCAACAGCCCTCATTTTACTCGGTATTGGTTGGAATTTTATGTATGTGGGTGGAACCAATTTACTTGTGGAACAGTATCATCCTTCGGAAAAAAATACGATCCAATCTGTAAATGATACAATCGTTTATTCTTTTGCGATTCTATCCACATATAGCGCAGGTTATTTGGAGAATAAAGTTGGTTGGCTTTCTCTCAATTTGGTAAGTATTCCATTTTTAGTTGTGATGGCAGTTCTGGTAATTTTCTTTATCCAGAAGAATAGAAAAAAACTTAAGGTTTTATAA
- a CDS encoding gamma carbonic anhydrase family protein has product MPVFTKPFIHPSATAFGMIEYGTSVSLWPGAVVRADMNTIKLGSYVNIQDNSTLHTDSTSPISIGEWTLVGHNVMIHGCKIGRGVLIGIGSIVLDNAEIGDGSQIAAGCMIRGGKKIPARSLVIPDGSDIKIFPGKAKPELTVAGCIEYAHLSVRFEKNIFVPFKKEEEVHFVSQAKEIISKLGI; this is encoded by the coding sequence ATTCCCGTTTTTACAAAACCATTCATCCACCCTTCAGCCACTGCCTTCGGTATGATTGAATATGGAACTTCCGTATCTTTATGGCCGGGTGCTGTGGTGCGGGCCGATATGAACACAATCAAACTAGGAAGTTATGTCAATATCCAAGACAACTCTACTTTGCATACAGATAGCACAAGTCCTATAAGTATCGGCGAATGGACATTAGTTGGTCATAACGTAATGATTCATGGTTGTAAAATTGGAAGAGGTGTTCTTATCGGAATTGGATCAATCGTTTTAGACAATGCGGAAATTGGAGATGGTTCCCAAATTGCTGCTGGATGTATGATCCGAGGTGGAAAAAAAATTCCTGCCAGATCTCTTGTGATTCCCGATGGATCGGATATTAAAATTTTTCCAGGTAAAGCAAAACCAGAATTAACGGTAGCAGGTTGTATTGAATACGCACATCTATCGGTTCGATTTGAAAAAAACATCTTTGTTCCATTTAAAAAAGAAGAAGAAGTACATTTTGTATCCCAAGCTAAGGAAATTATTTCTAAGTTGGGAATCTAA